The Chloroflexota bacterium genome includes a region encoding these proteins:
- a CDS encoding DEAD/DEAH box helicase, producing MTTFVALDLETTGLDPDRDTIIEIGAVKFTAKRIEGEYSTLINPGRPIPKFIENLTGISDAMVAKAPLLREALPKLVEFVGDGIIVGHSIKFDLGFLHKQRLFKDNNSLDTYDLAAVLMPAAGRYSLGALAQATGIILPATHRALDDARVSQALYRKLFERALALPLDVLAEIVNVGQEIRWGGDLFFEEALAARSKEKMSGPLRVSHERVSGPLFADKEPVAPRPLKPAETRKPLDLPALSALLSPGGAFEKNFPSFEHRTQQVQMLEAVAEAFNNGGHLMVEAGTGTGKSVAYLLPAIHWAAQNDERVIVSTNTINLQDQLINKDVPTLREVLGFDFRAALLKGRSNYICPRRFESIRRRGPRNADEMRLLAKLLVWLPESRTGDVGEITLSGPGERGAWTRMSAEDENCTNERCASQMAGICPLYRAKQAAAAAHVIIVNHALLLADVATGSQVLPAYNYLVVDEGHHLEAATTDGLSFRAAQSDVERSLKELGGPNSGVLGQTLKACRDSIPPEAFVLVQTHVEKTYNAISTALVHTGNFFQIVGEFLKSQRGDDNGLGYAQQLRIVPGVRSQSGWSEVEVAWGNLDAALKPVREMLVKLAGGLSDLSEYEIEEREDVMSQLTSVARTLDEFATQTNGLVSKPDPKQIYWIESRGDDEKLSLHVAPLNVGPLLEQHLWRNKESVIVTSATLTTAGEFDYLKKRLNAESAGEVAVGSPFDYQSSTLLYVINDIPEPSDRQGHQRALENGLIALCKATKGRAMALFTANAQMKQTAQAIRGPLERAGVVVYDQTEGASRHQLLESFRSADQAVLLGTRSFWEGVDVAGEALSVLAIAKLPFDVPSDPIIAARAETFENSFMEYSVPEAILRFRQGFGRLIRSKQDRGVVVIFDSRVITKRYGRLFIDSLPNCTRRDGPLANLPALAAKWIDGK from the coding sequence ATGACTACCTTCGTTGCCCTCGACCTCGAAACCACCGGCCTCGACCCCGACCGTGACACCATCATCGAAATTGGCGCGGTGAAGTTCACGGCCAAGCGTATCGAGGGCGAATACTCCACGCTCATCAATCCGGGCCGCCCGATCCCCAAGTTCATCGAGAACCTCACCGGCATCAGCGACGCCATGGTGGCCAAAGCGCCGCTCCTGCGCGAAGCCCTGCCCAAGTTAGTCGAGTTCGTCGGCGACGGCATCATCGTCGGCCACAGCATCAAGTTCGATCTCGGCTTCCTGCACAAGCAAAGACTCTTCAAAGACAACAATTCGCTCGACACTTACGATCTGGCCGCCGTGCTCATGCCCGCCGCGGGGCGCTACAGCCTCGGCGCGCTGGCTCAGGCCACCGGCATCATCCTCCCGGCCACCCACCGCGCCCTCGACGATGCTCGCGTCTCGCAAGCCCTGTATCGCAAACTGTTCGAGCGCGCCCTGGCCCTGCCCCTCGACGTGCTGGCCGAGATCGTCAACGTCGGCCAGGAGATCAGGTGGGGCGGCGACTTGTTCTTTGAAGAGGCCCTCGCCGCCCGCTCCAAAGAAAAAATGAGCGGCCCGCTGCGGGTCAGCCACGAGCGAGTCTCCGGCCCGCTCTTCGCCGACAAAGAGCCGGTCGCCCCGCGCCCCCTCAAGCCTGCCGAAACGCGCAAGCCGCTCGACCTGCCCGCTCTCTCCGCCCTGCTCTCGCCCGGTGGCGCGTTCGAGAAAAATTTCCCCTCGTTTGAACATCGCACCCAGCAGGTGCAAATGCTGGAAGCGGTGGCCGAGGCTTTCAACAACGGCGGGCATTTGATGGTGGAAGCCGGAACCGGGACCGGAAAGTCGGTAGCTTACTTGCTTCCGGCCATTCACTGGGCGGCGCAAAACGACGAACGGGTCATCGTCTCCACCAACACCATTAACTTGCAGGATCAATTGATCAACAAAGATGTCCCGACTCTGCGGGAAGTGCTGGGATTCGACTTTCGGGCCGCCTTGCTTAAGGGACGCTCCAACTACATTTGTCCCCGCCGCTTCGAGAGCATCCGCCGTCGCGGCCCGCGCAACGCCGACGAAATGCGGCTGTTGGCGAAACTGCTGGTGTGGTTGCCCGAGTCGAGGACGGGCGACGTGGGCGAGATCACCCTCTCCGGCCCCGGCGAGCGCGGCGCGTGGACGCGCATGTCTGCCGAAGATGAGAACTGCACCAACGAGCGTTGCGCCTCGCAAATGGCCGGAATCTGTCCGTTATATCGGGCCAAACAAGCGGCGGCGGCGGCTCACGTGATCATCGTCAACCACGCCCTGTTGCTGGCCGACGTTGCCACCGGGAGCCAGGTTTTACCCGCGTACAACTATCTGGTGGTGGACGAAGGTCATCATTTAGAGGCGGCCACCACCGACGGTCTCAGCTTCCGCGCCGCCCAGTCCGATGTCGAACGCTCGCTCAAAGAACTGGGCGGCCCTAACTCCGGCGTGCTCGGCCAAACACTCAAGGCCTGCCGCGATTCGATCCCGCCCGAAGCCTTCGTGCTGGTCCAGACTCACGTCGAGAAAACGTACAATGCCATTTCAACCGCGCTGGTTCACACCGGCAACTTCTTCCAGATCGTCGGCGAGTTTCTAAAATCGCAACGCGGCGATGACAACGGCTTGGGTTACGCGCAACAACTGCGAATCGTGCCCGGTGTGCGATCACAGTCCGGCTGGAGCGAAGTGGAAGTGGCCTGGGGCAATCTGGACGCCGCTCTCAAGCCGGTGCGCGAGATGCTGGTGAAGCTGGCCGGCGGCCTGAGCGATTTGTCGGAGTACGAGATTGAAGAGCGCGAAGATGTGATGAGCCAGCTCACGTCGGTGGCGCGGACTCTGGACGAGTTCGCCACGCAAACCAACGGCCTGGTCTCCAAGCCCGACCCGAAGCAAATTTACTGGATCGAGTCGAGAGGCGACGACGAGAAGCTTTCTCTGCACGTTGCCCCGCTCAACGTGGGGCCGTTGCTCGAACAACATTTGTGGCGCAACAAAGAGTCGGTGATCGTCACCTCGGCGACTCTAACAACAGCGGGTGAGTTTGACTACCTCAAGAAGCGCCTCAATGCCGAGTCCGCCGGGGAAGTCGCCGTCGGCTCCCCGTTCGATTATCAATCGTCAACCCTGCTTTATGTGATCAACGACATCCCCGAACCCAGCGACCGGCAGGGCCACCAGCGCGCGCTGGAGAACGGCTTGATTGCGCTGTGCAAGGCCACCAAAGGCCGGGCCATGGCCCTCTTCACGGCCAACGCTCAGATGAAGCAAACAGCGCAAGCCATTCGCGGCCCGCTGGAGCGCGCCGGCGTCGTCGTCTACGACCAGACCGAGGGCGCGTCGCGCCACCAACTGCTCGAAAGTTTCCGCTCGGCGGATCAGGCCGTGCTGTTGGGCACGCGCAGTTTTTGGGAGGGTGTGGACGTGGCCGGGGAGGCGCTGTCGGTGCTGGCGATTGCCAAGCTTCCCTTTGACGTGCCCAGCGACCCGATCATCGCCGCCCGCGCCGAGACGTTTGAAAATTCGTTTATGGAATATTCAGTGCCGGAGGCCATTCTGCGTTTCCGGCAGGGCTTCGGTCGGCTCATCCGCTCCAAACAGGATCGCGGCGTGGTCGTTATCTTCGACAGCCGGGTGATCACCAAACGGTATGGCCGCCTCTTTATCGACTCGCTTCCCAACTGCACCCGCCGCGACGGGCCGCTGGCTAACCTGCCTGCCCTGGCGGCGAAATGGATTGATGGGAAGTAG